A stretch of the Tannerella serpentiformis genome encodes the following:
- a CDS encoding DUF3078 domain-containing protein translates to MKTKTRNVCTRLLTVATGLILLATASVAQDLNNDARIRARMERAMRRDSVAQSAEPTHTSQPTVRQRTTTPDTLRAEPSDLNARLLERMERRARRDTTLERPAATDLSTPIILPTEPLTMSDRALYWSRYWRSATGRIPSYFTFNDTIIVNPLFMPVLFKKKNLDNARRIVFYRPMDLNDRPWERSLYRPIHPFERAENRIIIQDYAYRYVRHYHPNYFRHSADDLPVERTLRMRMNGNVQVPVYHVERSANDYDAPPKFIPDRRYWTSSLESSLRFSQNYVSPNWYKEGNSNLNILSKNLFQYNYARDRIQLKNLLQVDLSVYTASDDTLRNYKFGDNLFRLYTNFGYRAFSRWFYTIDGELKTPLVANYKKNTNVRQVALLSPYIVNVGLGMKYDLEKKFRTRGRSLKLAVNIAPISYTHMYSLDAAVDRSPHGFPKDASGGYERVLHKIGSTVRMDMVLKPNHNVTWKSRLYYNTTYRNILAEFENSLDMAFSRFFSTMINVYLRFDDSVTKTPGYDSYVQTNQILSFGFSYKWD, encoded by the coding sequence ATGAAGACTAAAACACGTAACGTTTGCACGCGACTCCTGACCGTCGCTACTGGACTGATCCTCCTGGCTACCGCTTCCGTAGCGCAAGACTTGAACAACGACGCCCGCATCCGCGCTCGCATGGAGCGGGCCATGCGACGCGATTCCGTCGCCCAATCGGCCGAGCCGACCCACACCTCGCAGCCCACCGTCCGCCAGCGTACCACCACGCCCGACACCCTCCGCGCGGAGCCCAGCGACCTGAACGCCCGCCTACTGGAGCGGATGGAGCGCCGTGCCCGACGTGACACGACCCTGGAACGCCCCGCAGCCACCGACCTCAGCACGCCCATCATCCTCCCCACGGAACCGCTCACCATGTCCGACCGCGCGCTCTACTGGTCGCGCTACTGGAGGAGCGCCACGGGCCGCATACCGAGCTACTTCACCTTCAACGACACCATCATCGTCAACCCGCTCTTCATGCCCGTGCTCTTCAAAAAGAAGAACCTCGACAATGCGCGGCGCATCGTCTTCTACCGCCCCATGGATCTCAACGATCGACCGTGGGAGCGCTCCCTCTACCGCCCCATTCACCCCTTTGAACGGGCCGAAAACCGCATCATCATCCAGGACTACGCCTATCGCTACGTGCGCCATTACCACCCGAACTACTTCCGCCACAGTGCCGACGACCTGCCCGTGGAGCGCACGCTGCGAATGCGCATGAACGGCAATGTGCAGGTGCCCGTCTACCACGTCGAGCGCTCGGCCAACGACTACGACGCGCCCCCGAAGTTCATCCCCGACCGCCGCTACTGGACCTCGTCGCTCGAAAGCTCCCTCCGCTTCTCACAGAACTACGTCTCGCCCAACTGGTACAAAGAGGGCAACAGCAACCTGAACATCCTCTCCAAAAACCTCTTCCAGTACAACTACGCCCGCGACCGCATCCAGCTCAAGAACCTCCTCCAGGTCGACCTCAGCGTCTACACCGCCTCCGACGACACGCTCCGCAACTACAAGTTCGGCGACAACCTCTTCCGCCTTTACACCAACTTCGGCTACCGCGCCTTCAGCCGCTGGTTCTACACCATCGACGGCGAACTCAAGACGCCACTCGTGGCCAACTATAAGAAGAACACCAACGTCCGCCAGGTGGCCCTCCTCTCGCCCTACATCGTCAACGTGGGCCTGGGTATGAAGTACGACCTGGAGAAGAAATTCCGCACCCGCGGCCGCTCGCTCAAGCTGGCCGTCAACATCGCACCCATCTCCTACACCCACATGTACAGCCTCGACGCCGCCGTCGACCGCAGCCCCCACGGCTTCCCCAAAGACGCCTCCGGAGGCTACGAACGCGTGCTGCATAAGATCGGCTCCACGGTTCGTATGGACATGGTACTCAAGCCCAACCACAACGTCACGTGGAAATCACGCCTCTACTACAACACCACCTACCGGAACATCCTGGCCGAGTTCGAAAACTCGCTCGACATGGCCTTCAGCCGCTTCTTCTCGACCATGATCAACGTCTACCTCCGCTTCGACGACAGCGTCACGAAGACGCCCGGCTACGATTCCTACGTCCAAACGAACCAGATCCTCAGTTTCGGCTTCAGCTACAAGTGGGATTAG
- the porE gene encoding PorE family type IX secretion system protein yields the protein MKTLYAIRKHAALSLVCCLLIGLVTSCKTVKLKDAEEKQQLGEYYAAAEMYRKLYTKSKPDQKDLRAYIAYRMGYCNQRVNNNGRAISAYLNALRYDYPDSLLRFRLGQACQKEGRYDEAARYYREYLAEAPTDQRAVLALAGCDSAVRWRDRPTLYQVSRMEVFNSRRSECCPMYYGDKYDQVYFNSTQGIVHKDSVNAITGLKNNALFFAKKNEQGVWTKPKEVEDPVASEYDQGTPSFTRDGNTMYYTFCAVDATEPRTAEIYQSLRSGAAWSKGQRANVLKDSITLLAHPAVSPDGKYLYFVAESVGGYGGKDLFRSRIVGGSDFGGMENLGPVINTAGDELFPYVRDSVTIYFASDGHPGMGGLDLFRAKQDSAGQWHVENLGAPINSSFDDFGITFEGQRERGLFSSNRGDARGWDHIYSFEYPTFTMKIDGYVSDVDEVPIDKAIVRIVGRDGMNRKIPVKKDGSYSVELARGMDYVMMAEAPNYLNQNFELKTEAEEKNETYYVDFFLSPTDKPVVVENIFYDFDRATLRPESKEALDRLIKLLRDNPSARIELGAHTDRKGSDAYNEGLAQRRAQSVVDYLIAAGIDAARLTAKGYGKMVPKTITAKLAEKYPFLPEGTVLSEEFVNSLPQEQQEVADQLNRRTEFQVTGMDYEIK from the coding sequence ATGAAAACCCTGTACGCAATTAGAAAACATGCGGCGCTTTCCCTGGTCTGCTGCCTGCTGATCGGCCTCGTCACGTCTTGCAAGACGGTCAAGCTGAAGGATGCCGAGGAAAAACAGCAACTCGGAGAGTACTATGCCGCGGCGGAGATGTATCGGAAGCTCTACACCAAGTCGAAGCCCGACCAGAAGGACTTGCGCGCTTACATCGCTTACCGCATGGGATACTGCAACCAGCGCGTAAACAACAACGGCCGAGCGATCAGTGCCTACCTCAATGCCCTCCGTTACGATTATCCGGACAGCCTCTTGCGCTTCAGACTCGGTCAGGCGTGTCAGAAAGAGGGACGCTACGACGAGGCCGCCCGGTATTACCGCGAATATTTGGCTGAGGCGCCCACGGATCAGCGTGCCGTACTGGCTTTGGCGGGCTGTGATTCGGCCGTCAGATGGCGCGATCGGCCGACGCTTTACCAGGTCTCCCGCATGGAGGTCTTCAATTCTCGGCGCAGTGAGTGCTGCCCCATGTATTATGGTGACAAATACGATCAAGTTTACTTCAACTCCACCCAGGGGATCGTCCATAAGGATTCCGTCAATGCTATCACGGGGCTGAAAAACAATGCGCTCTTCTTCGCCAAGAAGAATGAGCAGGGCGTCTGGACAAAGCCGAAGGAGGTGGAGGACCCAGTGGCCAGCGAGTATGATCAGGGTACGCCCTCGTTCACCCGAGATGGCAACACGATGTACTACACCTTCTGCGCCGTCGACGCTACCGAGCCGCGCACGGCTGAGATCTACCAATCCTTGCGCAGCGGGGCTGCATGGAGCAAGGGTCAGCGTGCGAACGTGTTGAAGGACTCGATCACGCTGCTGGCCCACCCAGCGGTTTCGCCCGACGGGAAGTACCTCTATTTCGTGGCCGAATCCGTCGGCGGATACGGTGGCAAGGACCTCTTCCGATCGCGAATCGTAGGCGGTTCGGACTTTGGCGGCATGGAGAACCTTGGCCCCGTGATCAATACGGCGGGCGATGAGCTGTTTCCCTACGTCCGCGACTCGGTGACGATCTACTTCGCCTCCGACGGGCATCCCGGGATGGGCGGGCTCGACCTGTTCCGCGCCAAGCAGGACAGCGCCGGGCAATGGCACGTGGAGAACCTCGGCGCGCCCATCAACTCGTCGTTCGACGATTTCGGTATCACGTTCGAGGGACAACGCGAGCGCGGACTTTTCTCCTCTAATCGCGGCGATGCGCGGGGCTGGGATCACATCTATTCGTTCGAGTATCCCACGTTCACGATGAAGATTGATGGTTACGTTTCCGATGTCGACGAGGTGCCCATCGATAAAGCCATCGTCCGAATTGTAGGTCGTGACGGCATGAACCGCAAGATACCGGTTAAGAAAGACGGGTCGTACAGCGTCGAGCTTGCCCGGGGGATGGACTACGTGATGATGGCCGAAGCGCCCAACTACCTCAACCAAAATTTCGAGCTGAAGACCGAGGCGGAGGAGAAGAATGAGACGTACTACGTGGACTTCTTCCTCTCGCCCACCGACAAGCCGGTCGTTGTTGAGAACATCTTCTACGATTTCGATCGTGCAACGCTTCGCCCCGAGTCAAAGGAAGCCTTGGATCGGTTGATCAAACTGCTTCGTGATAACCCCTCTGCGCGGATCGAGCTGGGTGCGCACACCGATCGGAAGGGATCGGACGCCTATAATGAGGGTCTGGCGCAACGCCGCGCACAGTCGGTCGTGGATTACCTCATCGCTGCGGGCATCGACGCGGCACGCCTGACGGCCAAAGGGTACGGCAAAATGGTTCCGAAGACCATCACGGCCAAGCTGGCCGAGAAGTATCCCTTCTTGCCCGAGGGCACTGTGCTCAGTGAGGAGTTCGTCAACAGTCTGCCGCAGGAGCAGCAAGAAGTGGCCGACCAACTGAATCGGCGGACGGAGTTCCAGGTGACCGGCATGGACTATGAGATAAAATAG
- a CDS encoding S-adenosylmethionine:tRNA ribosyltransferase-isomerase: MHTPQQIHISDYAYALPDDRIAKYPLAERDASKLLIYRGGQIRETLFRHLPDCLPDGALLVFNNTRVIRARLLFRKDTGAMIEIFCLEPAVPSDYEQSFAQTAHCTWHCLVGNSKRWKSGQLHTTVTVGGEPVTLSAERVSVAGEAGDLVDFHWDNPRCTFSDVLEAVGVLPIPPYLHRETEAQDLQTYQTVYSKVKGSVAAPTAGLHFTPAVLAELDARGIEREEVTLHVGAGTFRPVKSDTIGGHAMHTEHFAVTRRTVDRLLAKPEHVIAVGTTSVRTLESLYYIGCALARDGADESADGAFTVGQWEPYDADAPTLTAEEALRAILSYLDRRGMDRLWAATQIIIAPGYQFKIVRGMVTNFHQPQSTLLLLVSAFVGGDWRTIYDYALAHDFRFLSYGDSSLLL; encoded by the coding sequence ATGCATACCCCCCAACAGATACACATCAGCGATTACGCGTACGCACTCCCCGACGATCGGATTGCGAAGTACCCCCTGGCCGAGCGCGACGCCTCCAAACTGCTCATCTATCGCGGTGGGCAGATCCGCGAGACGCTCTTCCGCCACTTGCCCGACTGCCTGCCGGACGGTGCACTGCTTGTCTTCAACAACACCCGGGTCATTCGGGCCCGCCTACTGTTCCGTAAGGACACCGGCGCCATGATCGAAATCTTCTGCCTCGAGCCAGCCGTGCCGAGCGACTATGAGCAGTCGTTTGCACAGACGGCCCATTGCACCTGGCATTGCCTCGTGGGCAACAGCAAGCGATGGAAGTCGGGCCAGCTGCACACCACGGTCACCGTCGGCGGTGAACCAGTTACGCTCTCGGCCGAACGCGTCTCCGTAGCGGGCGAGGCGGGCGATCTCGTCGATTTCCACTGGGACAATCCCCGCTGCACCTTCTCCGACGTGCTCGAGGCTGTCGGCGTACTGCCCATTCCGCCCTATCTGCACCGTGAGACAGAGGCGCAAGATCTGCAGACGTATCAGACCGTCTATTCGAAGGTCAAGGGCTCCGTGGCGGCGCCTACGGCCGGGCTGCACTTCACGCCTGCGGTGTTGGCCGAGCTGGACGCCCGAGGGATCGAGCGCGAAGAAGTGACGCTACACGTAGGCGCTGGAACTTTCCGCCCCGTCAAGAGTGACACGATCGGCGGTCATGCGATGCACACGGAGCACTTTGCGGTCACGCGGCGGACAGTGGACCGACTGCTGGCTAAGCCGGAGCATGTGATCGCCGTGGGTACGACGTCGGTACGTACGCTCGAGAGTCTCTATTATATCGGTTGTGCGTTGGCGCGGGATGGAGCGGACGAGTCGGCCGACGGAGCGTTCACCGTGGGCCAATGGGAGCCGTACGACGCCGATGCACCCACGCTGACGGCGGAGGAGGCGCTCCGGGCCATCCTTAGCTACCTGGACCGCCGCGGGATGGATCGCCTGTGGGCCGCCACACAGATCATCATTGCGCCGGGGTACCAGTTCAAGATCGTACGCGGTATGGTCACCAACTTCCACCAGCCACAGAGCACCCTGCTGCTGCTTGTCTCGGCCTTCGTGGGTGGGGATTGGCGCACGATCTACGACTACGCCTTGGCGCACGACTTCCGATTCTTGAGCTACGGCGATAGCTCGCTGTTGTTATAG